The Synechocystis sp. PCC 7509 genome includes a window with the following:
- the carA gene encoding glutamine-hydrolyzing carbamoyl-phosphate synthase small subunit, translated as MSKSAILVLADGTTYRGLSFGATGTTIGEVVFNTGMTGYQEVLTDPSYRGQMIVFTYPELGNTGCNDEDEESRGPQVRGAIARNVCDRPSNWRSTSSLSDYLKKHNIPGIYGIDTRALTRKIRVLGAMNGGISTELDETDLLELIQTAPDMAGLNLVREVTTTKVYEWSEVTTNVWEFKPATEPIIEKQLTVVALDFGIKRNILRRLASYGCRVIVVPASTPAEEIMKYNPDGIFLSNGPGDPAANIEGIETTKALLTSQKPVFGICMGHQILGLSLGAQTYKLKFGHRGLNQPAGLEQKVEITSQNHSFALDPDSLLNADVEITHLNLNDRTVAGLKHKTLPMFSVQYHPEASPGPHDADYLFEQFVTSMRTSRDV; from the coding sequence ATGTCTAAATCCGCTATCTTAGTCCTTGCTGATGGCACAACTTATCGCGGTTTATCCTTTGGGGCAACAGGAACTACCATCGGAGAAGTAGTTTTTAATACCGGAATGACAGGCTATCAAGAAGTATTGACCGATCCCAGCTATCGCGGTCAAATGATAGTTTTTACTTATCCCGAACTTGGCAATACTGGCTGTAATGACGAAGACGAAGAATCAAGGGGCCCACAGGTAAGAGGAGCGATCGCCCGCAATGTATGCGATCGCCCCAGCAATTGGCGCTCCACCAGCAGTTTGTCCGACTACCTCAAAAAGCACAACATCCCCGGAATCTACGGCATTGACACCCGCGCCTTGACTCGAAAAATCCGCGTATTAGGGGCAATGAATGGCGGTATTTCAACAGAACTTGACGAAACCGATTTACTAGAATTGATCCAAACAGCGCCGGATATGGCAGGCTTAAACTTAGTACGGGAAGTTACGACAACAAAAGTTTACGAATGGTCAGAGGTCACTACTAATGTGTGGGAATTTAAACCCGCAACTGAACCAATAATCGAAAAACAACTAACCGTTGTCGCCCTTGATTTTGGAATTAAACGCAATATTTTACGGCGACTAGCTAGTTACGGTTGTCGGGTAATTGTAGTTCCCGCAAGTACGCCCGCCGAGGAAATTATGAAATACAACCCGGATGGCATATTTCTTTCCAACGGCCCCGGAGATCCCGCCGCAAATATTGAAGGGATAGAAACAACTAAAGCCTTACTAACTAGCCAAAAACCTGTATTTGGTATTTGTATGGGGCATCAAATTTTAGGGTTATCTTTGGGCGCTCAAACTTACAAACTTAAATTTGGGCATCGCGGCTTAAACCAACCTGCGGGTTTAGAGCAAAAAGTAGAAATTACTAGCCAAAACCATAGTTTTGCTCTCGATCCTGATTCTTTGCTCAATGCAGACGTAGAAATTACTCATCTCAACTTAAACGATCGCACCGTTGCCGGATTAAAGCACAAAACCTTACCAATGTTTTCGGTGCAGTACCACCCCGAAGCAAGTCCTGGACCCCACGATGCTGATTATTTATTTGAGCAATTTGTCACCTCAATGCGGACAAGTAGAGACGTTTAA
- a CDS encoding malic enzyme-like NAD(P)-binding protein — protein sequence MVNLTPNSSFSLTLRLEIPNRVGMLASVTGAIASCGGNLGQIDLIEQTREVSIRDITVDAASTEHAETIVESIKVLPDIKLIDVYDRTFNLHRGGKISITSRIAIKSLADLAMAYTPGVGRICMAISQDPEQAYHLTIKQNTVAIVTDGSAVLGLGNLGPEAALPVMEGKAMLFKEFAGIDAFPICLASQDTQTIVETVKQIAPVFGGVNLEDIAAPRCFEIEKLLREQLNIPVFHDDQHGTAIVTLAALINALKLVNKPIAKVKIIINGAGAAGVAIARLLKKAGAETIWMCDSKGILSTQRPDMTPEKLEFAIDKMGGLTAAMVGADVFIGVSAPGVVTPEMVRSMASEPIVFAMANPIPEIQPELVTDYVAVMATGRSDYPNQINNVLAFPGVFRGALDCRASTITTTMYLEAAYAIASLVKPSDLNRQHIVPSVFDERVVGAVSGAVQRAARQEGIAAN from the coding sequence ATGGTAAATTTGACACCCAATTCTAGTTTTAGTTTGACGCTACGCTTAGAAATTCCTAACCGTGTGGGAATGCTGGCAAGTGTAACAGGTGCGATCGCATCCTGTGGCGGCAATCTCGGTCAAATCGACCTAATCGAGCAAACCCGCGAGGTTTCAATCCGCGATATTACAGTAGATGCAGCGAGTACCGAACACGCAGAAACAATTGTTGAATCTATTAAAGTTTTACCTGACATTAAATTAATAGATGTCTACGATCGCACTTTTAATTTGCATCGCGGTGGCAAAATTAGCATCACCAGCCGTATTGCAATTAAAAGCTTGGCAGATTTGGCAATGGCTTACACTCCAGGCGTGGGTAGAATTTGTATGGCGATTTCTCAAGATCCCGAACAGGCTTACCATTTAACCATTAAACAAAATACTGTGGCGATCGTTACCGATGGTAGCGCGGTACTAGGTTTAGGTAATTTGGGCCCAGAGGCGGCTTTGCCAGTCATGGAAGGTAAGGCGATGCTGTTTAAAGAATTTGCGGGGATTGATGCTTTTCCGATTTGCCTAGCTAGTCAAGACACCCAAACCATTGTCGAAACTGTCAAGCAAATTGCCCCAGTTTTTGGCGGGGTAAATTTGGAAGATATCGCCGCCCCCCGGTGCTTTGAAATTGAAAAGCTACTGCGCGAACAATTAAATATTCCCGTTTTCCATGACGACCAACACGGTACGGCAATTGTAACTTTAGCGGCGTTAATTAATGCCCTAAAACTGGTCAATAAGCCTATAGCTAAGGTAAAAATCATTATTAACGGTGCAGGGGCAGCCGGCGTTGCGATCGCCCGATTGCTGAAAAAAGCGGGAGCCGAAACTATTTGGATGTGCGACTCTAAAGGAATTTTGTCTACTCAGCGCCCCGATATGACCCCGGAAAAACTAGAGTTTGCGATCGATAAAATGGGTGGTTTAACGGCGGCGATGGTGGGCGCGGATGTATTTATTGGGGTTAGCGCTCCGGGGGTAGTTACACCAGAAATGGTGCGCTCCATGGCAAGCGAACCGATTGTATTTGCCATGGCAAACCCGATTCCTGAAATTCAGCCGGAACTTGTAACGGACTATGTAGCAGTAATGGCAACGGGGAGAAGCGATTATCCCAACCAAATTAATAATGTTTTGGCTTTTCCTGGGGTATTTCGCGGCGCTTTAGACTGTCGAGCCAGTACCATTACTACAACTATGTATCTAGAAGCTGCTTATGCGATCGCCTCCTTAGTCAAGCCTTCCGATCTCAACCGTCAACACATTGTCCCCTCAGTATTTGATGAGCGAGTTGTAGGTGCGGTTTCTGGTGCAGTCCAAAGAGCCGCAAGGCAAGAAGGTATTGCCGCAAATTAG
- a CDS encoding DUF6658 family protein produces the protein MNKLTAFFKKLRLRQVLTVFLAGVLLVVSTACNSELAQGANPNNPPVQAGGANNPYKSGGDKYTNLKMSTDPKVSKTDAKGQQSNLDSSILLAASDILYPGAETPAGRAEKETQLPIKTNKDFTEPKVGGLNQRNADLGERVENRVEAAKDAFKEAAGFVKNKSDEAGRRPELQSNPALHK, from the coding sequence GTGAACAAATTAACTGCTTTTTTCAAAAAACTACGGTTGCGTCAAGTCTTAACAGTATTTTTAGCTGGTGTATTGCTCGTAGTTAGTACAGCTTGTAATTCAGAACTTGCGCAAGGCGCAAACCCAAATAACCCGCCAGTTCAAGCTGGTGGAGCAAACAATCCTTATAAAAGTGGCGGCGACAAGTATACAAATTTAAAAATGTCTACAGACCCCAAGGTTAGTAAGACAGATGCTAAAGGTCAACAATCTAATTTAGATAGCTCAATACTTCTAGCTGCAAGCGATATTCTTTATCCTGGTGCAGAAACTCCCGCCGGTAGAGCAGAAAAAGAAACCCAGTTACCAATAAAAACTAACAAAGACTTTACAGAACCTAAAGTAGGTGGACTAAATCAACGTAATGCAGATTTAGGCGAACGCGTAGAAAATCGTGTAGAAGCTGCTAAAGATGCTTTTAAAGAAGCTGCGGGTTTTGTTAAAAATAAATCTGATGAAGCAGGAAGAAGACCAGAACTTCAAAGTAACCCGGCTTTGCACAAATAA